The following coding sequences lie in one Caproicibacterium argilliputei genomic window:
- a CDS encoding ABC transporter permease — protein sequence MWKQIKLLTGVELRGAFSPHEARRGMNTKKQRNGVLLAALSLFAGLLLMFYIAVLTAGLAIIGMARIVPALLCILVSLMILFFTIFKSGGILFNLQTYERVIVLPVEPAAILISRFLTIYLFDVVLSLPVILPGMVVYGFFQKPAASFYIAMLLGIFFIPLLPITVAAAIGALVTAVSSRMKHKTFFTTLLSVVAVLAVCVASFAFSAISSECTTDQITAAAAVLYDEVCTFYPPAVLFSEGAVDGSLGSYLLFMGISLLLFGLFAWVVQRKFVAISTALSAHEAKRNYVMRTQAQTSVPKALYRKELKRYFASSVYVLNTVTCYLMMVITAVAIAVAGTPLFHEVPKFRLLLPLFVALLACISPTTASAISIEGKQWDLLKSLPLSSKEILNSKLLVSLTIALPCWAATVLIVLSVLRLNAVETLWLLLVPLLYILFSSVLGLFINLKMPNFSWDSEAAVVKQSAAVVITMLLGLLSAGVPLILVLLLSAGLANLILTVTSVLFAVLTLFLYRMIHHVSLTAIS from the coding sequence ATGTGGAAGCAGATTAAGCTGCTCACCGGCGTAGAACTGCGCGGCGCGTTCAGCCCACACGAAGCCCGCCGGGGCATGAACACAAAAAAGCAGAGGAATGGGGTGCTTCTGGCTGCTTTGTCTCTGTTCGCCGGCTTGCTTCTCATGTTTTACATCGCTGTGCTCACCGCCGGACTGGCTATCATCGGCATGGCAAGAATCGTACCGGCACTGCTCTGCATTCTGGTTAGCTTGATGATTCTGTTTTTTACCATTTTCAAGTCGGGCGGCATTCTGTTTAACCTGCAGACCTACGAAAGGGTCATTGTGCTGCCGGTGGAACCCGCGGCGATTCTCATTAGCCGCTTTCTGACCATTTATCTGTTTGACGTTGTCCTAAGCTTGCCGGTGATTTTGCCGGGCATGGTGGTGTACGGGTTCTTCCAAAAACCCGCGGCTTCGTTTTACATTGCTATGCTGCTCGGTATTTTCTTCATTCCGCTTCTGCCGATTACGGTTGCCGCCGCCATCGGCGCTCTGGTCACGGCAGTTTCGTCCCGCATGAAGCACAAAACATTTTTTACAACGCTGCTGTCCGTGGTGGCGGTTCTCGCGGTGTGTGTCGCCTCGTTTGCATTTTCCGCAATCAGTTCAGAATGCACCACAGACCAAATAACCGCTGCGGCGGCTGTGCTGTACGACGAAGTCTGCACTTTTTACCCGCCGGCTGTCCTGTTTTCCGAGGGAGCTGTTGACGGCAGTTTGGGCAGTTACCTGCTTTTCATGGGGATTTCCCTGCTGCTATTCGGGCTGTTCGCGTGGGTTGTCCAGCGCAAATTTGTTGCCATCAGCACGGCGCTCTCTGCCCATGAAGCCAAGCGGAACTACGTCATGCGCACACAGGCGCAAACCTCGGTTCCCAAGGCGCTGTACCGCAAGGAATTAAAGCGTTACTTCGCATCCAGTGTGTATGTGCTCAACACCGTCACCTGCTATCTCATGATGGTCATTACCGCCGTCGCCATCGCAGTGGCAGGCACACCGCTGTTTCACGAAGTTCCAAAGTTCCGGCTGCTGCTGCCGCTGTTTGTGGCGCTGCTCGCCTGTATTTCCCCCACCACTGCTTCGGCAATTTCTATCGAGGGCAAGCAGTGGGACCTCCTCAAGAGCCTGCCGCTTTCCTCTAAGGAAATCTTAAATAGTAAGCTGCTGGTCAGCCTGACGATTGCACTGCCCTGCTGGGCAGCAACGGTGCTCATTGTGCTGTCCGTGCTGCGTCTGAACGCTGTGGAAACACTCTGGCTGCTGCTGGTTCCCCTGCTTTACATCCTGTTTTCTTCGGTGCTCGGGCTGTTCATCAACCTCAAGATGCCGAACTTTAGCTGGGACTCTGAAGCTGCCGTTGTAAAGCAGAGCGCTGCTGTCGTCATCACCATGCTGCTCGGTCTTCTCAGTGCAGGGGTTCCGCTGATTCTTGTGCTGCTGTTGTCTGCCGGTCTGGCGAACCTGATTTTGACCGTCACCTCGGTGCTGTTTGCCGTGCTTACCCTGTTCCTGTACCGCATGATTCACCACGTCAGCCTAACAGCCATTTCCTAA
- a CDS encoding RrF2 family transcriptional regulator encodes MKISTKGRYALRMMLDLAEHQDDGYVSLNAIAQRQEISKKYLEQIVPILNSAGYLLTSRGSQGGYRLAQLPVEYTVGGLLRLTESGLNPVPCLEQQPNPCRRSADCPTLPVWQGLSRVIAEYLDGITLQDILEQHNQACVNDYVI; translated from the coding sequence ATGAAGATTTCCACCAAAGGGAGATATGCGCTGCGCATGATGCTGGACCTTGCCGAACATCAGGATGACGGGTATGTTTCGCTGAACGCCATCGCGCAGCGGCAGGAAATTTCCAAAAAATATTTGGAGCAGATTGTTCCCATTTTAAACAGTGCCGGTTACCTGTTGACCAGCCGAGGCTCCCAGGGCGGATACCGGCTGGCACAGCTGCCTGTGGAGTATACGGTGGGCGGTCTGCTGCGCCTGACGGAAAGTGGATTAAATCCGGTACCGTGCCTGGAGCAGCAGCCGAACCCCTGCCGCCGCAGTGCCGACTGCCCGACGCTGCCAGTGTGGCAGGGGCTGAGCCGTGTAATTGCGGAGTATTTGGACGGCATTACGCTGCAGGACATTCTGGAGCAGCACAATCAGGCGTGCGTGAACGATTATGTTATTTAA
- a CDS encoding TetR/AcrR family transcriptional regulator — MVQMHSADRRILKTKQAIHNALIQLMSRKAVSEITVRELTETANISRKTFYLHYADLTDVFREIESDLLRSLHTLLHACDFANRQSGISELFSGLNDLIQRDRPFYHQLVRSEYFGSFLVSVKQALKEELRLLAAQRPTSRPKLRELSLEFAAAGLVSMYLEWFRSETNLPLRSVSEAAQQMIRSSILATA, encoded by the coding sequence ATGGTACAGATGCACAGCGCCGACCGGCGAATTTTAAAGACTAAGCAAGCCATTCACAACGCGCTGATTCAGCTGATGTCCCGAAAAGCTGTTTCCGAAATCACCGTGCGGGAACTGACAGAAACCGCCAATATCAGCCGCAAGACCTTTTACCTGCATTATGCAGACCTGACCGATGTCTTCCGTGAAATCGAATCCGACCTGCTGCGCAGCCTGCACACGCTGCTGCACGCCTGCGACTTTGCCAACCGGCAGAGCGGCATCAGTGAACTTTTTTCCGGACTCAACGACCTGATTCAGCGTGATCGGCCGTTTTACCACCAGCTGGTGCGCAGCGAGTACTTCGGCAGCTTTCTGGTCAGCGTCAAGCAAGCGCTCAAAGAGGAACTGCGCCTGCTTGCGGCGCAGCGCCCGACCTCTCGCCCAAAGCTGCGGGAGCTTTCGCTGGAATTTGCCGCCGCCGGTCTGGTTTCCATGTATCTGGAATGGTTCCGTTCCGAAACCAACCTGCCGCTGCGCTCTGTTTCGGAAGCCGCGCAGCAGATGATTCGCAGCAGTATCCTTGCAACCGCGTAA
- a CDS encoding Nramp family divalent metal transporter, which produces MHLFSGEHHPRGGVLSFFRYIGPGLLVTVGFIDPGNWASNIAAGSGYGYSLLWMVTLSTFMLILLQHNAAHLGIVTGKCLSEAATAYLKPWVRNVVLATAMLAAVSTALAEILGGAIALQMLFHLPLKIGALLVTGVALLLQFTNAYSKIEKIIIGFVSVIGLSFLVEICMVKIDWGAAAVGWVKPSFPAGSLPVIMSVLGAVVMPHNLFLHSEVIQSRQWNLEDDAVISRQLRYEFGDTLLSMLIGWAINSAMILVSAAVFFKQGTQVSDLSQAGSMLTPLLGGAASVLFAAALLFAGLSSSITAGMAGGSIFAGIFSEPYDIADSHTKAGVLLTMLPAAVIILFIQSPFDGLLYSQMLLSLQLPFTIFTLIALTSSKRVMGKYANPTGSKILLWGIGILVTALNLALLASELG; this is translated from the coding sequence ATGCATCTTTTTTCCGGAGAGCACCATCCCCGCGGCGGGGTGCTTAGCTTTTTTCGCTACATAGGGCCGGGTCTGCTGGTGACCGTTGGATTTATTGACCCTGGTAACTGGGCTTCCAATATTGCGGCAGGCTCTGGTTATGGCTATTCCCTTTTGTGGATGGTGACGCTTTCAACCTTTATGCTCATTCTGCTGCAGCACAATGCCGCACACCTGGGCATTGTGACCGGAAAATGTCTGTCTGAGGCTGCTACGGCTTACCTCAAGCCATGGGTACGCAATGTGGTGCTGGCAACGGCGATGCTGGCGGCGGTTTCGACGGCGCTGGCAGAGATTTTGGGTGGCGCCATTGCCCTGCAGATGCTGTTTCACCTGCCCCTGAAGATTGGTGCACTGCTGGTGACGGGCGTGGCGTTGCTGCTGCAGTTCACCAATGCTTACTCGAAAATCGAAAAAATTATTATCGGGTTCGTTTCTGTGATTGGTCTGTCGTTTCTGGTGGAAATCTGCATGGTGAAAATCGACTGGGGCGCGGCGGCTGTGGGCTGGGTCAAGCCGTCGTTTCCCGCCGGCTCCCTGCCGGTCATCATGAGTGTGCTGGGCGCAGTGGTCATGCCGCACAATCTGTTTTTGCACTCGGAAGTCATTCAAAGCCGGCAGTGGAATCTGGAGGATGATGCGGTCATCTCCAGACAGCTTCGGTATGAGTTCGGTGACACGCTGCTTTCCATGCTGATTGGCTGGGCCATCAACAGCGCTATGATTCTGGTTTCTGCGGCAGTGTTCTTTAAGCAGGGTACGCAGGTGTCCGACCTTTCGCAGGCAGGCAGTATGCTGACACCGCTGCTCGGCGGCGCCGCGTCTGTGCTGTTTGCAGCAGCGTTGCTGTTTGCGGGGCTGTCTTCCAGCATTACGGCGGGCATGGCGGGTGGTTCGATTTTTGCCGGTATTTTTTCCGAACCGTATGATATTGCAGACAGCCACACCAAAGCGGGCGTGCTGCTGACCATGCTTCCTGCGGCGGTAATCATACTGTTTATCCAGTCTCCCTTTGACGGGCTGCTTTATTCGCAGATGCTGTTGAGTTTGCAACTGCCCTTTACGATTTTTACGCTGATTGCGCTGACCTCTTCCAAACGGGTCATGGGGAAGTACGCCAATCCAACCGGCAGTAAGATTCTGCTGTGGGGAATCGGCATTTTAGTTACAGCACTGAACTTGGCGCTGCTGGCAAGCGAACTGGGATGA
- a CDS encoding patatin-like phospholipase family protein has translation MSVGLVLEGGGMRGAYTAGVLDEFLKNNVLFPVIYAVSAGSCCALSYLSGQYERNKEIFYRYVADSRYVSIHNLRQTGSLFGFDFIFGELFQKLVPFDEEAFRGSKMRLMAGATDLLTGGMAYFSQADMDERFLPIQASSSLPFLSNVITINGRPYLDGGIAAPVPYERSLADGNAKNVVVLTRDYSFRKAAQPDYPRAVINAWYHDYPAFVDTLQARPNVYNHQLLSIRRQEEMGNMVVLRPSGPINISRYEKNPETLMEIYRMGRRDAQQKLPLVQRLLEQNGIS, from the coding sequence GTGTCAGTCGGTTTGGTTTTGGAGGGTGGCGGAATGCGCGGGGCGTACACCGCCGGTGTGTTGGACGAGTTTCTGAAAAACAACGTTTTGTTTCCGGTTATTTACGCGGTTTCCGCGGGTTCTTGCTGTGCGCTGAGTTATCTTTCCGGACAGTACGAGCGAAACAAAGAAATCTTTTACCGCTATGTTGCAGACAGCCGGTATGTGAGTATTCATAACCTGCGGCAGACCGGCTCCCTGTTTGGCTTTGACTTCATATTCGGCGAGCTGTTTCAAAAGCTGGTTCCATTTGATGAGGAGGCGTTCCGCGGTTCAAAAATGCGGCTGATGGCAGGGGCAACCGACTTGCTGACCGGCGGCATGGCGTACTTCAGTCAGGCAGACATGGACGAGCGTTTTCTGCCGATTCAAGCTTCCAGCTCTCTGCCGTTTTTGTCCAACGTCATTACCATTAACGGACGACCGTACCTGGACGGCGGCATTGCCGCGCCGGTGCCCTATGAGCGTTCCTTGGCAGACGGAAATGCCAAAAATGTGGTGGTCCTCACGCGAGATTACTCCTTCCGCAAGGCGGCACAGCCGGATTATCCGCGTGCGGTTATCAATGCGTGGTACCATGATTATCCCGCATTCGTAGATACGCTGCAGGCGCGGCCGAATGTGTACAATCATCAGCTGCTGTCCATTCGTCGGCAGGAGGAGATGGGAAACATGGTTGTGCTGCGTCCGAGCGGGCCGATTAACATCAGCCGCTACGAAAAGAATCCCGAAACGCTCATGGAAATCTATCGCATGGGCCGCCGGGACGCGCAGCAGAAGCTTCCGTTGGTACAGCGGTTGCTGGAACAGAACGGAATTTCCTAA
- a CDS encoding transposase, whose translation MGIGFLKEEQVPDATTLCKFRKLLNDNGITKLFFDSVKSFLDRHGKLMHGGTIVDATIIDAPSSTKNTEKQRYLEMP comes from the coding sequence ATGGGAATTGGCTTTCTGAAAGAAGAGCAGGTGCCGGATGCCACTACGCTTTGCAAGTTCCGGAAGCTGCTTAACGATAACGGAATAACAAAGCTGTTTTTCGACAGCGTAAAGTCATTTTTAGACCGTCACGGAAAGCTGATGCATGGCGGGACAATTGTAGACGCTACGATCATTGACGCACCGAGTTCAACGAAAAACACGGAGAAACAACGTTACCTGGAAATGCCCTAG
- a CDS encoding YhgE/Pip domain-containing protein yields the protein MIKREWQKLWRNKFLVLAVLIMALIPTLYATIFLASMWDPYGQIDQLPVAVVNNDKPVTYESKKLSVGSDLVDRLKKEKPLNCNFVSAATAAAGLKDHSYYMVITIPEDFSKNATTLMDDSPKKMELHYELNSGANFIASKLSTSASDRITKQVSEEVTKTYAETLFSKLDEIKDGFSAAADGSQKLDSGAKELATGNQTITQNLQKLASSSLTFRDGASQLEVGIKQYQAGAQQLASGTQQLADGAGQMQSGVSALNTGAGTLQKGVTQYTQGAGKIDSGLQKLSKNSQSLKSGAAQVSQGLTQLQTQLPALTSGLTKLSEGGASLQEGIDAYTSGVSQLSAGAKQLEQNGGQLGSGASSLASGAETVSTTLQAAAQKFQQSDPAAAAVMQKIAAQVNSSLVPGAKQLANGVSTYTTGVSTLASGLEKLDSSTASLKAGSKQLTDGVQQIGAKAPALSKGLQQLTVGASAVSSGVNAYTDGVAQLTAGSTTLTKNSAALVSGSQQLSSGLTQLSGKVPALVSGVQQVNSGAQKLGTSANALVSGADQLGSGAQQISDGAGKLADGSATLGSGLSTLKNGTAELSTKLSDGNKKVSDVHTSDATSQMMSEPVTAVLSDYAPAKDNLHGMAPYMMSIALFIGGIVMCFIYPVFDPSVESPRNGTVWWASKASVWMLVAVAQAVVEVTMLMALNGLRPENVGLTYLVAILTSMAFMALISLFATALGRVGSFIMIVFMILQISGSAGTYPIEITNGFYQKLRPYLPMTYSVDAFRQAVDMGSKGPGVAGDLFVLIMVAMVSTFLCIIFYSARVFVKERKGHELAPAILSAQMMHD from the coding sequence ATGATAAAGCGAGAGTGGCAGAAACTGTGGCGCAATAAATTCTTGGTTCTGGCGGTGCTGATCATGGCACTGATTCCGACTTTGTATGCGACCATTTTTCTTGCCTCTATGTGGGACCCCTACGGACAGATTGATCAGCTTCCCGTGGCAGTGGTCAACAACGACAAGCCGGTGACGTACGAGAGCAAAAAACTCAGTGTCGGCAGCGACTTAGTTGACCGGCTGAAAAAAGAAAAGCCACTGAACTGCAACTTTGTCAGCGCGGCGACCGCCGCCGCGGGTCTGAAAGACCACAGCTACTATATGGTCATTACGATTCCGGAGGATTTTTCAAAAAATGCAACAACGCTGATGGATGACAGCCCGAAGAAAATGGAACTGCACTACGAGTTAAACTCCGGTGCCAATTTCATTGCCTCCAAGCTTTCGACCAGCGCCTCCGACCGGATTACCAAACAGGTCAGCGAAGAGGTCACCAAGACCTATGCGGAGACGTTGTTCAGCAAACTGGATGAAATTAAGGACGGTTTTTCCGCCGCGGCGGACGGTTCGCAGAAATTGGACAGCGGCGCGAAGGAACTTGCCACCGGCAACCAGACCATCACGCAGAACCTGCAGAAGCTGGCAAGCTCCAGCCTGACGTTCCGTGACGGCGCCAGCCAACTGGAGGTCGGAATCAAGCAGTATCAGGCCGGCGCACAGCAGTTGGCGAGCGGCACGCAGCAGCTTGCCGACGGCGCCGGTCAAATGCAGAGCGGTGTATCGGCGCTGAACACCGGCGCGGGCACGCTGCAGAAGGGCGTTACGCAGTACACGCAGGGCGCAGGGAAGATTGACAGCGGCCTGCAGAAGCTGTCGAAAAATTCCCAGAGTCTCAAGTCTGGCGCGGCGCAGGTGTCGCAGGGGCTGACACAGCTGCAGACGCAGCTGCCGGCACTGACTTCCGGCCTGACCAAATTAAGCGAGGGCGGCGCAAGCCTGCAGGAAGGCATTGATGCCTACACCAGCGGTGTGAGCCAGCTTTCCGCAGGCGCCAAGCAGCTGGAACAAAACGGTGGGCAGCTGGGCAGCGGTGCTTCCAGCCTGGCAAGCGGCGCAGAAACCGTTTCTACGACCCTGCAGGCTGCTGCACAGAAGTTTCAGCAGAGCGATCCTGCAGCTGCTGCCGTTATGCAGAAAATTGCGGCGCAGGTAAACAGCAGCCTTGTGCCGGGCGCCAAACAGCTGGCAAACGGTGTGAGCACGTACACCACTGGCGTTTCAACGCTTGCGTCCGGTTTGGAAAAGCTGGACAGCAGTACGGCATCGCTGAAAGCAGGCTCCAAGCAGCTGACAGACGGTGTCCAGCAGATTGGGGCAAAGGCGCCGGCTCTTTCCAAGGGGCTGCAGCAGCTGACCGTTGGCGCGTCCGCCGTTTCCAGCGGTGTAAATGCCTACACGGACGGCGTGGCACAGCTGACTGCCGGCAGTACCACGCTGACGAAAAACAGCGCGGCGCTGGTCAGCGGTTCGCAGCAACTCAGCAGCGGACTTACGCAGCTGAGCGGCAAAGTACCGGCACTGGTCAGCGGCGTACAGCAGGTCAACAGCGGTGCGCAGAAACTGGGCACCAGCGCGAATGCCCTGGTTTCCGGTGCAGACCAGTTGGGCAGCGGCGCACAGCAGATCAGCGACGGCGCGGGCAAGTTGGCAGATGGCTCTGCCACACTGGGCAGCGGCCTTTCTACCTTGAAAAATGGCACCGCCGAACTGAGCACCAAGCTTTCGGACGGCAACAAGAAGGTTTCGGACGTGCACACCTCTGACGCGACTTCACAGATGATGAGCGAGCCGGTCACTGCGGTTCTGTCTGACTACGCACCTGCCAAAGACAACCTGCACGGCATGGCGCCGTACATGATGTCGATTGCACTGTTCATCGGCGGCATCGTTATGTGCTTCATTTATCCGGTGTTTGATCCTTCTGTGGAATCACCGCGCAACGGCACTGTCTGGTGGGCAAGTAAAGCATCAGTTTGGATGCTGGTTGCGGTGGCGCAGGCAGTGGTTGAAGTAACCATGCTGATGGCACTCAACGGATTGCGCCCGGAAAATGTCGGGCTGACGTATCTGGTGGCGATTTTGACCTCCATGGCGTTTATGGCGCTCATCAGCCTGTTTGCAACCGCATTGGGCCGCGTTGGTTCGTTCATCATGATCGTGTTCATGATTCTGCAGATCAGCGGTTCTGCCGGTACGTATCCGATTGAGATTACAAACGGCTTTTACCAGAAGCTGCGCCCGTACCTGCCAATGACCTACAGCGTGGATGCGTTCCGCCAGGCGGTCGATATGGGCAGCAAAGGCCCCGGTGTTGCGGGCGACCTGTTTGTACTCATTATGGTTGCCATGGTCAGCACCTTCCTGTGCATTATTTTCTACAGCGCACGCGTTTTTGTAAAGGAGCGCAAGGGGCACGAATTGGCTCCGGCAATTCTTTCTGCGCAGATGATGCACGACTGA